The following are encoded in a window of Deferribacterota bacterium genomic DNA:
- a CDS encoding flavodoxin family protein produces MKVIGISGSPRKDRSNTSKIIKTFLKGVEEENVYSKFIDITERDIKYCIGCDNCHKLGRCVLKDELNDLVDILYEADAFVIGSPVYVFQVSAQLKTFIDRLTHQLHCQRFLGKKAVVVTTSGGGYGEKEVINYLKDFLNMTGVFVVSELKKTIQDTKVLIDNNDEFLAYVRKEAKKFVSILKGDYSDQDQLEKMKNFRDIIGAVIKERRDDWPFEYEYFLKKGWFNS; encoded by the coding sequence ATGAAAGTAATTGGTATTAGTGGTTCTCCTAGAAAAGATAGGAGCAATACAAGTAAGATTATTAAAACTTTTTTAAAGGGTGTAGAAGAAGAGAATGTATATTCTAAGTTTATTGATATAACAGAAAGGGACATCAAATATTGTATAGGCTGTGATAATTGTCATAAATTAGGTAGATGTGTTTTAAAGGATGAGCTAAATGATTTAGTCGATATTTTATATGAAGCAGATGCTTTTGTTATAGGATCTCCTGTATATGTCTTTCAAGTATCAGCGCAACTTAAAACCTTTATTGATAGACTCACTCATCAGTTGCACTGTCAGCGCTTTCTTGGCAAAAAAGCTGTAGTTGTAACAACTTCTGGTGGTGGCTATGGTGAAAAGGAGGTAATTAATTATTTAAAAGATTTTCTTAATATGACAGGTGTTTTTGTTGTTTCAGAGTTGAAAAAGACAATTCAAGATACAAAGGTTCTTATTGATAATAATGATGAGTTTCTAGCTTATGTGAGAAAAGAGGCCAAAAAATTTGTGAGTATATTAAAAGGTGATTATAGTGACCAAGATCAGCTAGAAAAAATGAAAAACTTTAGGGATATTATAGGGGCAGTTATAAAAGAAAGGCGTGATGACTGGCCTTTTGAGTATGAATACTTTTTAAAAAAGGGGTGGTTTAATAGCTAG